From a single Miscanthus floridulus cultivar M001 chromosome 8, ASM1932011v1, whole genome shotgun sequence genomic region:
- the LOC136473615 gene encoding aspartic proteinase 36-like: MAPAPRASSFFSVLLVLLLALSVERAAATGVFQVRRKFPRHGGGDVAEHLAALRRHDVGRHGRLLGAVDLPLGGVGLPTATGLYYTQIEIGSPPKGYYVQVDTGSDILWVNCIRCDGCPTRSGLGIELTQYDPAGSGTTVGCDQEFCVANSPSGVPPACPSTSSPCQFRIAYGDGSSTTGFYVSDSVQYNQVSGNGQTTPSNASITFGCGAQLGGDLGSSSQALDGILGFGQADSSMLSQLAAARKVRKIFAHCLDTVRGGGIFAIGNVVQPKVKTTPLVQNVTHYNVNLQGISVAGATLQLPSNTFDSGDNKGTIIDSGTTLAYLPREVYRTLLTAVFDKYQDLALHNYQDFVCFQFSGSIDDGFPVVTFSFEGDLTLNVYPHDYLFQNGNDLYCMGFLDGGVQTKDGKDMVLLGDLVLSNKLVVYDLEKQVIGWTDYNCSSSIKIEDDKTGSVYTVDAQNISAGWRFQWHKSLILLLVTTIWSCLML; the protein is encoded by the exons ATGGCGCCGGCGCCCCGCGCTTCCAGCTTCTTCTCGgtgctcctcgtcctcctcttggCGCTGTCGGTGGAGCGCGCGGCCGCCACCGGCGTCTTCCAGGTGCGCCGCAAGTTCCCGCGCCACGGAGGCGGGGATGTGGCGGAGCACCTTGCGGCGCTGCGGAGGCACGACGTCGGCCGCCACGGCCGGCTCCTTGGCGCCGTCGACTTGCCCCTCGGCGGCGTCGGGCTCCCCACCGCGACCGG CCTGTACTACACGCAGATTGAGATCGGCTCGCCGCCCAAGGGCTACTACGTGCAGGTGGACACCGGCAGCGATATCCTCTGGGTCAACTGCATCCGCTGCGACGGCTGCCCCACTAGGAGCGGCCTCGGG ATAGAACTGACGCAGTACGACCCCGCCGGGAGCGGGACCACGGTGGGGTGCGACCAGGAGTTCTGCGTCGCCAACAGCCCGAGCGGCGTGCCCCCCGCGTGCCCCTCGACGTCGTCGCCGTGCCAGTTCAGGATCGCCTACGGAGATGGGAGCTCTACCACCGGCTTCTACGTCTCAGATTCCGTGCAGTACAACCAGGTGTCCGGCAACGGCCAGACGACCCCGTCCAACGCCAGCATCACGTTTGG GTGTGGTGCTCAGCTTGGTGGGGATTTGGGATCCTCGAGCCAGGCCCTTGATGGGATTCTTGGGTTCGGCCAGGCGGATTCGTCGATGCTATCGCAGCTGGCTGCTGCTCGTAAAGTGAGAAAGATCTTTGCTCACTGCTTGGACACTGTCCGTGGTGGTGGCATCTTCGCTATTGGGAATGTGGTACAGCCCAAAGTGAAGACGACGCCGTTGGTGCAAAACGT GACACACTATAATGTCAATCTGCAAGGAATTTCTGTTGCTGGTGCTACACTTCagcttccatcaaatacttttgATTCGGGTGACAATAAAGGCACTATCATTGACAGCGGGACAACACTAGCATATCTTCCGAGGGAAGTTTATAGGACTTTGTTGACTGCG GTATTTGATAAGTATCAAGATCTGGCCTTACATAATTATCAAGACTTCGTCTGTTTCCAGTTTTCTGGAAG TATAGATGATGGATTTCCCGTAGTCACCTTTAGTTTTGAGGGAGACCTTACACTGAATGTTTACCCACATGATTACCTTTTCCAGAACGGG AATGATTTATATTGTATGGGATTCCTGGATGGTGGAGTACAGACCAAAGATGGGAAAGATATGGTTCTCTTAGGAG ACCTGGTCCTCTCAAATAAACTAGTCGTTTATGACTTGGAAAAACAAGTTATTGGATGGACAGACTACAACT GCTCCTCGAGCATTAAAATTGAGGATGACAAGACTGGCTCAGTGTACACTGTCGACGCACAAAATATCTCCGCTGGGTGGAGATTTCAATGGCACAAATCCTTGATTCTGTTGTTAGTAACAACAATCTGGAGCTGTTTGATGTTGTAG